One Acaryochloris thomasi RCC1774 genomic window, AGTTGGGACACGCTGGTAGAGCAGAAGACACGGAAAACGATGGATGACGACGAGTCAACACTCGCATAAGCATAGGAGAACATACATCCCCTTATCGATAGAATATCCTTACCCATTTAGGACTACCACAATTTGATAGCTAATAATCGCTCATATGTGTATGTTTAGGGGAGTTATATGTAAGCTATCTCAACTTTACGCTCTTTCTGGCTTTGTGGTCTCCTAATTACGACCAGAAACGATAGGCAGCTTTTCCGAAGATTTACTTCGTACGTTAATTATGGTTTCTCTTTCTACGAACGAGCTGGCTGCTATCTACTCAGAAGCATTTGAGTCAACCCTCGCTCAGCTTAAGGGTAGAGGGCTAGATCCCCAGAATCCAGAGGTTCGCAAGACGGCTCGGGAGGTTGCGAACCAAGCCATCAATCGAGCGCTTAGGGATTGAGATCGAAGCTTATTAAGATCAGTGGAATTACTCAGGGGGATGGGTGAAGTAGGCGTTAAGCTAATAAAAATCCCCAGCGGTGAGGCTAGGGGAGTCTAGTTATTTGGGGAACACAGAGATTTCTGACTCAATCGCTTCTATGAGATAGAAGCCCTAGAAGGCGTTTGAGTAGTCCTTAAATCTGCGAACTATCCAAGTATTCCCATCTTGCTGTCCGATCTGACAGGTGGGACAAAATTTTTTGATAAAACAAAGCATGTATTCCTATCTTGGCTTCAGGCTACCTAATCCAAGATTCAGATTGACTGAGTATTTTCATAGATAAGGCAGGTTTCCTCAACCTCGCCAACCCCCAACAATGCATGTCCTCAGATTATTCGCTACAGACTACTGGGCACATGTATTGGGTTTTGTTGTCAGCCGTCGCCTTGGCTTGACAGAGCGCCTACACATAGATTTTTGCCTATGTCCTTAGTAAAAATGATTGCATTGACTCTATGAATGAGTCTGTCTATCATTAGTGTGTGAAAGCAACAACTGCACTGAGCTATTTAATGCTCTCTCAGTTGTGAAGTCTCCAAAAAGAGTCTCCTGCGACGGCTTAACACCAACTGTTAGAAGCATTCTGGATTCTTCCACCCAGAATGCTTTTTTATGGCTAAGGCTGCAATGGGGATGAGACGTCTCTGCTTGAACGCTGAATAACTACTTTCACTGAGCCTTTGATAGGGAACGCAAAGTTAAAACTGCCTGACCGGTTGCCTACATTTTATAGATGCTGCAGAAGCTTTTCCTTTATGCATCAACTGACGAATTGAACTTTCTTGATACTGACGGGTGACAGATTTCCATCATCTAATCGAGTGAATTCTGAGTCTAAAGAGGGATGAAGTCAAGCGTTCTACCAGCAACAATGCCTTTAGATGCTTCTATCGCAGTTAGAATTCCACAGTCATGAATCTTCTAAGTAAACTATTCAACCGTAACCGTCTGAAGGTAGACGGTATTGTTCGTAGGGAAACACAAAGCGCGAAAATCGAAGACCACTCTTCAACGGGTCGGAGGATTCAGGGGTCTATTGTTCCTGAAGGCGATCAGACCTATTTCCGTACAAGCAATGGTGACGATTACATTACATTCGATGCTTATGGGCAATGGCCAGGAATGGTTTGTGAAGCTGCCGTAGAATGGGTCGATTCCCCGTTGGATAAAAGCGTCAAAGGACATGCTTCCGAAATTTTCGTACGTAACATTGTCAATGGAAGGTTCTACAAATTACCTTCACCGGAACAGATTGAGTCATTCCCGAAAGATAGGGCCTGCTCTTGTCCATTCTGCATTGTCGATTATTTTGAAGGGCATTGATCCAAACTCTGATGTCTTTAATTGTTTCTGTTGTCTCTATAATGAGTTGTGACTAAGCTTAGCCGTCAGCTTGCTTTTTGATGACGTCGGCCTGGGTTACGATCTGATTGACCTGCCAATACTGCGTGAGTTTAAGCGCCGCGAATTTCTACCCATGATCCAGAATCTGCTCTGGAAAATTGATGGGGGTTTGGTTCGTGCTCAGACTTTGCATGAAGACGGCATGATTTTGGCGCTTGGACTGTGGGGCGCTGGTGATATCGTCGGTCACCCCCCTGCCGGGGTAGAACCCTACCAAATTGAATGTCTCAGTATCGTATAAGTCCATCGACTCCAAAGAGATAACTGCGTGGAACTTGAGCAAGTGATAGCGATTTTTCCAGTGGCTGACAGAGAAGTTTGGAACTGATGATGAGGGATGCCGCCTTTCGATCCGACTTACCCATCAAGACATTGCTGAAATGATCGGAACCAGCCGCGTGACCGTCACCCGCTTGATAGGAGAGCTTGAACAAGCAAGATTAGTTGATTGGTCAAAGCGCAACCGTCTACTGCGTCATAGTTTTTATTCAGCTTAATCTGAGCAGGTTTCACTGTGGCAAAGTTAGTCTACGATAGTTGCTCTGGCTTCAGATAAGCGCTGCATAGCAAGTTCACCACTCGGTAAACGTCTGGGTCAAAGAAATCTGGATCTTGCGTCTGAAAAATCTCGTAGTACTTGCGCAGGGGGCTGGCATATTCTAGCTTTTGTGCTGGTGACAGAAACGGCTCGAACAAGGTGTAGAGCGTCACCGCTTCAATCAACCAGCCAGAAATCCACT contains:
- a CDS encoding helix-turn-helix domain-containing protein, translated to MRLTHQDIAEMIGTSRVTVTRLIGELEQARLVDWSKRNRLLRHSFYSA